From a single Miscanthus floridulus cultivar M001 chromosome 8, ASM1932011v1, whole genome shotgun sequence genomic region:
- the LOC136478252 gene encoding probable alpha,alpha-trehalose-phosphate synthase [UDP-forming] 11 isoform X2: MPSLSCHNLLDLAAADEVPLPSPTPLRLPRVMSVASPASPTSPSPPRRVIVSHRLPLRASPDPAAPFGFNFSVDSGTVAYQLRSGLPANAPVLHIGTLPAVAAEAASDELSNYLLANFSCLPVYLPTDLHHRFYHGFCKHYLWPLLHYLLPLTPSSLGGLPFQRTLYHSFLSANRAFADRLTEVLSPDEDLVWIHDYHLLALPTFLRKRFPRAKVGFFLHSPFPSSEIFRTIPVRDDLVRALLNADLVGFHTFDYARHFLSACSRLLGLDYQSKRGYIGIEYYGRTVTVKILPVGIDMGQLRSVVSAPETEDAVRRVTEAYKGRRLMVGVDDVDLFKGIGLKFLAMEQLLVEHQELRGRAVLVQIANPARSDGRDVQGVQVEARAVSARVNARFGTPGYTPIVLIDGPVTPQEKAAYYAAAECCVVSAVRDGLNRIPYIYTVCRQESTALGDDAPKRSVIVLSEFVGCSPSLSGAIRVNPWSVESVAEAMNAALRMPEAEQRLRHEKHYKYVSTHDVAYWARSFDSDLQRACKDHFSRRHWGIGFGMSFKVVALGPNFRRLSVEHIVPSYRRTENRLILLDYDGTVMPENSIDRTPSSEVISVLNRLCEDPKNRVFIVSGRGKDELSRWFAPCEKLGIAAEHGYFTRWSRDAPWETSGLAADFDWKKTAEPVMQLYTEATDGSYIEHKESAIVWHHHEADPDFGSCQAKELLDHLENVLANEPVVVKRGQHIVEVNPQANARW, from the exons ATGCCTTCGCTCTCCTGCCACAACCTCCTCGACCTCGCCGCGGCCGACGAGGTGCCCCTGCCGTCGCCCACGCCGCTCCGCCTCCCGCGCGTCATGTCCGTCGCGTCCCCGGCCTCGCCCACCTCCCCGTCCCCGCCGCGCCGCGTCATCGTCTCCCACCGCCTGCCGCTCCGTGCGTCACCGGACCCGGCCGCGCCGTTCGGGTTCAACTTCTCCGTCGACTCCGGCACCGTCGCGTATCAGCTCCGCTCGGGGCTGCCCGCCAACGCGCCCGTCCTCCACATCGGCACCCTCccagcggtggcggcggaggccgCCTCAGATGAGCTGTCCAACTACCTGCTGGCCAATTTCTCGTGCCTACCGGTGTACCTTCCCACCGACCTCCACCACCGCTTCTACCACGGATTCTGCAAGCACTACCTCTGGCCGCTCCTCCATTACCTGCTCCCGCTGACGCCGTCGTCGCTGGGCGGCCTCCCGTTCCAGCGGACGCTCTACCACTCCTTCCTCTCGGCGAACAGGGCCTTCGCCGACCGCCTCACCGAGGTGCTGTCCCCCGACGAGGACCTCGTCTGGATCCACGATTACCACCTCCTCGCGCTCCCGACCTTCCTCCGCAAGCGCTTCCCGCGCGCCAAGGTCGGATTCTTCCTCCACTCGCCCTTCCCCTCGTCGGAGATCTTCCGCACCATCCCCGTGCGGGATGACCTCGTCCGCGCCCTCCTCAACGCCGACCTTGTCGGCTTCCACACCTTCGACTACGCGCGCCACTTCCTGTCCGCGTGCTCGCGGCTGCTCGGCCTCGACTACCAGTCCAAGCGCGGCTACATCGGCATCGAGTACTACGGCCGCACCGTGACGGTCAAGATACTCCCCGTCGGGATCGACATGGGCCAGCTCAGGTCGGTGGTCTCGGCGCCGGAGACGGAGGATGCGGTGCGGCGGGTGACCGAGGCGTACAAGGGGCGGCGCCTCATGGTCGGCGTCGACGACGTCGATCTGTTCAAGGGGATCGGGCTCAAGTTCCTGGCGATGGAGCAGCTGCTCgtggagcaccaggagctccgcGGCCGCGCCGTGCTGGTGCAGATCGCCAACCCTGCGCGCAGCGATGGGCGCGACGTGCAGGGCGTGCAGGTCGAGGCCAGGGCCGTCAGCGCCCGGGTCAATGCGCGCTTCGGCACCCCCGGGTACACGCCGATCGTGCTCATCGATGGCCCGGTGACGCCGCAGGAGAAGGCTGCCTACTACGCGGCCGCCGAGTGCTGCGTGGTGAGCGCTGTGCGCGACGGGCTCAACCGGATTCCCTACATCTACACGGTGTGCCGGCAGGAGAGCACCGCGCTCGGAGACGACGCGCCCAAGCGGAGCGTCATCGTGCTCTCCGAGTTCGTCGGTTGCTCCCCGTCCCTCAGCGGCGCGATCCGCGTCAACCCGTGGAGCGTGGAGTCCGTCGCGGAGGCCATGAACGCCGCGCTGCGGATGCCCGAGGCCGAGCAGCGGCTGCGGCATGAGAAGCACTACAAGTACGTGAGCACCCACGACGTCGCCTACTGGGCGCGGTCCTTCGACTCGGACCTGCAGCGCGCCTGCAAGGACCATTTCTCGCGCCGGCATTGGGGGATCGGGTTCGGCATGAGCTTCAAGGTGGTGGCCCTTGGCCCCAATTTCCGGCGGCTCTCCGTGGAGCACATTGTCCCATCATATCGGAGGACGGAGAACCGGCTGATTCTCCTGGACTACGACGGCACCGTGATGCCGGAGAATTCCATCGACAGGACGCCGAGCAGTGAGGTCATCTCTGTGTTGAATCGTCTGTGCGAGGACCCCAAGAACAGAGTGTTCATCGTGAGCGGGCGGGGGAAGGACGAGCTGAGTAGGTGGTTCGCCCCCTGCGAGAAGCTGGGCATCGCCGCGGAGCACGGTTACTTCACAAG GTGGAGCAGGGACGCGCCATGGGAGACCTCAGGATTGGCCGCCGATTTCGACTGGAAGAAGACCGCGGAGCCGGTGATGCAGCTGTACACGGAGGCAACAGATGGCTCCTACATCGAGCACAAGGAGAGTGCCATCGTCTGGCACCACCACGAGGCGGATCCGGACTTTGGATCCTGCCAGGCCAAAGAGCTGCTCGACCATCTCGAAAACGTGCTCGCCAACGAACCCGTGGTGGTGAAGAGAGGCCAGCACATTGTCGAGGTTAACCCCCAG GCAAATGCTCGTTGGTAG
- the LOC136478252 gene encoding probable alpha,alpha-trehalose-phosphate synthase [UDP-forming] 11 isoform X1 translates to MPSLSCHNLLDLAAADEVPLPSPTPLRLPRVMSVASPASPTSPSPPRRVIVSHRLPLRASPDPAAPFGFNFSVDSGTVAYQLRSGLPANAPVLHIGTLPAVAAEAASDELSNYLLANFSCLPVYLPTDLHHRFYHGFCKHYLWPLLHYLLPLTPSSLGGLPFQRTLYHSFLSANRAFADRLTEVLSPDEDLVWIHDYHLLALPTFLRKRFPRAKVGFFLHSPFPSSEIFRTIPVRDDLVRALLNADLVGFHTFDYARHFLSACSRLLGLDYQSKRGYIGIEYYGRTVTVKILPVGIDMGQLRSVVSAPETEDAVRRVTEAYKGRRLMVGVDDVDLFKGIGLKFLAMEQLLVEHQELRGRAVLVQIANPARSDGRDVQGVQVEARAVSARVNARFGTPGYTPIVLIDGPVTPQEKAAYYAAAECCVVSAVRDGLNRIPYIYTVCRQESTALGDDAPKRSVIVLSEFVGCSPSLSGAIRVNPWSVESVAEAMNAALRMPEAEQRLRHEKHYKYVSTHDVAYWARSFDSDLQRACKDHFSRRHWGIGFGMSFKVVALGPNFRRLSVEHIVPSYRRTENRLILLDYDGTVMPENSIDRTPSSEVISVLNRLCEDPKNRVFIVSGRGKDELSRWFAPCEKLGIAAEHGYFTRWSRDAPWETSGLAADFDWKKTAEPVMQLYTEATDGSYIEHKESAIVWHHHEADPDFGSCQAKELLDHLENVLANEPVVVKRGQHIVEVNPQGISKGVVVESLLSSMVKTGKPPDFVLCIGDDRSDEDMFESIVCPSNSSVKLPASSEVFACTVGKKPSMAKYYLDDTVDVIKMLDGLASAPTQRPRPAVQLRVSFEGSL, encoded by the exons ATGCCTTCGCTCTCCTGCCACAACCTCCTCGACCTCGCCGCGGCCGACGAGGTGCCCCTGCCGTCGCCCACGCCGCTCCGCCTCCCGCGCGTCATGTCCGTCGCGTCCCCGGCCTCGCCCACCTCCCCGTCCCCGCCGCGCCGCGTCATCGTCTCCCACCGCCTGCCGCTCCGTGCGTCACCGGACCCGGCCGCGCCGTTCGGGTTCAACTTCTCCGTCGACTCCGGCACCGTCGCGTATCAGCTCCGCTCGGGGCTGCCCGCCAACGCGCCCGTCCTCCACATCGGCACCCTCccagcggtggcggcggaggccgCCTCAGATGAGCTGTCCAACTACCTGCTGGCCAATTTCTCGTGCCTACCGGTGTACCTTCCCACCGACCTCCACCACCGCTTCTACCACGGATTCTGCAAGCACTACCTCTGGCCGCTCCTCCATTACCTGCTCCCGCTGACGCCGTCGTCGCTGGGCGGCCTCCCGTTCCAGCGGACGCTCTACCACTCCTTCCTCTCGGCGAACAGGGCCTTCGCCGACCGCCTCACCGAGGTGCTGTCCCCCGACGAGGACCTCGTCTGGATCCACGATTACCACCTCCTCGCGCTCCCGACCTTCCTCCGCAAGCGCTTCCCGCGCGCCAAGGTCGGATTCTTCCTCCACTCGCCCTTCCCCTCGTCGGAGATCTTCCGCACCATCCCCGTGCGGGATGACCTCGTCCGCGCCCTCCTCAACGCCGACCTTGTCGGCTTCCACACCTTCGACTACGCGCGCCACTTCCTGTCCGCGTGCTCGCGGCTGCTCGGCCTCGACTACCAGTCCAAGCGCGGCTACATCGGCATCGAGTACTACGGCCGCACCGTGACGGTCAAGATACTCCCCGTCGGGATCGACATGGGCCAGCTCAGGTCGGTGGTCTCGGCGCCGGAGACGGAGGATGCGGTGCGGCGGGTGACCGAGGCGTACAAGGGGCGGCGCCTCATGGTCGGCGTCGACGACGTCGATCTGTTCAAGGGGATCGGGCTCAAGTTCCTGGCGATGGAGCAGCTGCTCgtggagcaccaggagctccgcGGCCGCGCCGTGCTGGTGCAGATCGCCAACCCTGCGCGCAGCGATGGGCGCGACGTGCAGGGCGTGCAGGTCGAGGCCAGGGCCGTCAGCGCCCGGGTCAATGCGCGCTTCGGCACCCCCGGGTACACGCCGATCGTGCTCATCGATGGCCCGGTGACGCCGCAGGAGAAGGCTGCCTACTACGCGGCCGCCGAGTGCTGCGTGGTGAGCGCTGTGCGCGACGGGCTCAACCGGATTCCCTACATCTACACGGTGTGCCGGCAGGAGAGCACCGCGCTCGGAGACGACGCGCCCAAGCGGAGCGTCATCGTGCTCTCCGAGTTCGTCGGTTGCTCCCCGTCCCTCAGCGGCGCGATCCGCGTCAACCCGTGGAGCGTGGAGTCCGTCGCGGAGGCCATGAACGCCGCGCTGCGGATGCCCGAGGCCGAGCAGCGGCTGCGGCATGAGAAGCACTACAAGTACGTGAGCACCCACGACGTCGCCTACTGGGCGCGGTCCTTCGACTCGGACCTGCAGCGCGCCTGCAAGGACCATTTCTCGCGCCGGCATTGGGGGATCGGGTTCGGCATGAGCTTCAAGGTGGTGGCCCTTGGCCCCAATTTCCGGCGGCTCTCCGTGGAGCACATTGTCCCATCATATCGGAGGACGGAGAACCGGCTGATTCTCCTGGACTACGACGGCACCGTGATGCCGGAGAATTCCATCGACAGGACGCCGAGCAGTGAGGTCATCTCTGTGTTGAATCGTCTGTGCGAGGACCCCAAGAACAGAGTGTTCATCGTGAGCGGGCGGGGGAAGGACGAGCTGAGTAGGTGGTTCGCCCCCTGCGAGAAGCTGGGCATCGCCGCGGAGCACGGTTACTTCACAAG GTGGAGCAGGGACGCGCCATGGGAGACCTCAGGATTGGCCGCCGATTTCGACTGGAAGAAGACCGCGGAGCCGGTGATGCAGCTGTACACGGAGGCAACAGATGGCTCCTACATCGAGCACAAGGAGAGTGCCATCGTCTGGCACCACCACGAGGCGGATCCGGACTTTGGATCCTGCCAGGCCAAAGAGCTGCTCGACCATCTCGAAAACGTGCTCGCCAACGAACCCGTGGTGGTGAAGAGAGGCCAGCACATTGTCGAGGTTAACCCCCAG GGCATCAGCAAAGGCGTGGTTGTGGAAAGCCTCCTGTCGTCTATGGTCAAAACGGGGAAGCCGCCGGACTTCGTGCTGTGCATCGGCGACGACCGGTCGGACGAGGACATGTTCGAGAGCATCGTGTGCCCCTCCAACAGCAGCGTGAAGCTCCCGGCCAGCAGCGAGGTGTTCGCGTGCACGGTGGGCAAGAAGCCGAGCATGGCCAAGTACTACCTGGACGACACGGTGGACGTGATCAAGATGCTGGACGGCCTGGCCAGCGCGCCGACGCAGCGGCCCAGGCCGGCGGTGCAGCTCCGGGTCTCGTTCGAAGGTTCGCTCTGA
- the LOC136475067 gene encoding RING-H2 finger protein ATL13-like encodes MPPPPPPEPASSSLDNVEAKISPSIVFIVAILAIAFFVCGLLHLLVRHLLRLRRRRRRAREDADSVTAFQGQLQQLFHLHDAGVDQAFIDALPVFVYRNVVAGAGDGHGEGKDPFDCAVCLCEFSPDDQLRLLPKCSHAFHLECIDTWLLSHSTCPLCRRSLLAELSPTCSPVVMVLESDSARDMAASAARATDDADTDPRYGATVAQEGAEEEVVEVKLGKFKCVEGNSATANAAADGAGTSGDGDGDASVKEGLGQRRCHSMGSYEYVMDDRASLRVAIKPPKKKPAVFKSRRRGAMSECEFGASKRGETSLRLPFPSTVHKQQQLQQSDAATAKLAKDSFSVSKIWMVPSSKKDPDTAGERRAVSFRWPVSSKEEGDGKDRKSGSEADWDVEAGSCGGNSAVSSLAEERPSFARRTLLWVVGGRQQSRVGNCS; translated from the coding sequence atgccgccgccgccgccgccagagcCCGCGTCGTCGTCGCTCGACAACGTGGAGGCCAAGATAAGCCCCAGCATCGTCTTCATCGTGGCGATCCTGGCGATCGCCTTCTTCGTCTGCGGCCTGCTGCACCTGCTGGTGCGCCACCTGCTGcgtctgcgccgccgccgccgccgcgcgcgggAGGACGCGGACAGCGTCACGGCGTTCCAGGGCCAGCTGCAGCAGCTCTTCCACCTGCACGACGCCGGCGTCGACCAGGCTTTCATCGACGCGCTCCCGGTGTTCGTCTACCGCAACGTCGTCGCTGGCGCCGGGGATGGGCACGGGGAGGGCAAGGACCCGTTCGACTGCGCCGTGTGTCTGTGCGAGTTCTCGCCCGACGACCAGCTGCGGCTGCTGCCCAAGTGCAGCCACGCGTTCCACCTCGAGTGCATCGACACGTGGCTGCTGTCCCACTCCACCTGCCCGCTCTGCCGCCGGAGCCTCCTCGCCGAGCTCTCGCCGACGTGCAGCCCCGTCGTGATGGTGCTCGAGTCCGACAGCGCCCGCGACATGGCCGCGTCGGCTGCTCGGGCCACCGACGACGCTGACACCGACCCACGCTACGGGGCCACGGTTGCGCAGGAGGgagcggaggaggaggtggtcgAGGTGAAGCTGGGGAAGTTCAAGTGCGTCGAAGGCAACAGCGCCACCGCCAACGCAGCAGCGGACGGAGCAGGCActagcggcgacggcgacggcgacgccagTGTCAAGGAAGGTCTCGGGCAGAGAAGGTGCCACTCCATGGGGTCCTACGAGTACGTCATGGACGACCGCGCCTCGCTCCGCGTGGCGATCaagccgcccaagaagaagcccgCGGTGTTCAAGTCGCGCCGCCGCGGCGCCATGTCGGAGTGTGAGTTCGGCGCGTCCAAGCGCGGGGAGACCTCGCTCCGCCTGCCATTCCCATCAACGGtgcacaagcagcagcagctgcagcagtcCGACGCGGCCACGGCGAAGCTCGCCAAGGACAGCTTCTCCGTGTCGAAGATTTGGATGGTGCCGTCGTCCAAGAAGGATCCGGACACGGCAGGCGAGAGGCGCGCGGTGTCGTTCCGGTGGCCGGTGAGCAGCAAGGAAGAGGGAGACGGCAAGGACAGGAAGAGCGGGAGCGAGGCCGACTGGGACGTGGAGGCCGGGAGCTGCGGCGGCAACAGCGCCGTGTCGTCGCTGGCGGAGGAGAGGCCGTCCTTCGCGAGGAGGACCCTACTCTGGGTCGTCGGAGGACGGCAACAGAGCAGAGTCGGGAACTGTTCATGA